In a single window of the Blattabacterium cuenoti genome:
- a CDS encoding ATP-dependent helicase, with amino-acid sequence MDSLNCYQRKIIETINGPILVIAGAGSGKTRVITHRIVHMIQNIGISPYNILALTFTKKAAEEMKNRISNMMINQNNFDQITIGTFHSIFSNILRKESHWLGFKSNYTIYDHKDSENVIKKILNDINIDTFLTPKEIRKKISERKNNLYYLYNKKKSEDKKSEFFTKIYEIYTKRCFKANALDFDDILLYTNHLFFYFSNILKKYQKKFKYILIDEYQDTNFSQYILIKKLVSQHKNLFVVGDDAQSIYAFRGADISNILNFHLDYNNAKIFRLEQNYRSTNHIVQASNNIISFNKNQISKKIWTNNEKGEKIKIYCASSEIEEAQYIASSILSIKKETNLKYKSFAILYRANIQSHIIEYSLKKKNIPYHIYGSISFEKRKEIRDFLAFLRIIVNPNDEESLLRIIKIVNKKVVKNILSLSIKKETIIYNIIKNIKNYQCILKINNKTKDRFIYLILIIEKLRINAKQDNAYITAKNVVNFLLKENSKNYNHEDFKYMLDNIFQYVKEQKKLKKGGNTSLFGFLQFFYLEKNENTSNEENENNKVSLMTVHLSKGLEFSIVFIVGLEENLFPSKSSFENQIKIEEERRLFYVALTRAQKKAVLTYAKYRFIWGEKKENRPSRFINELNNNFIDIENYKYVSEKNEIHNYFNQKYECSKYIKKGVKVFHKNFGLGTVIELQNKNQIALIKFKQSGEKRILLKFDKLVIYS; translated from the coding sequence ATGGATTCCTTAAATTGCTATCAACGTAAAATTATAGAAACTATTAATGGCCCTATACTAGTTATTGCTGGAGCAGGATCAGGAAAAACACGTGTTATTACACATCGTATAGTTCATATGATTCAAAATATAGGAATATCTCCTTATAATATATTGGCCTTGACTTTTACCAAAAAAGCTGCTGAAGAAATGAAAAATCGTATTTCTAACATGATGATAAATCAAAACAATTTTGATCAAATAACAATAGGAACTTTTCATTCTATATTTTCCAATATTTTAAGAAAAGAATCTCATTGGTTAGGATTTAAGTCAAATTATACTATTTATGATCATAAGGATTCAGAAAATGTCATAAAAAAAATATTAAATGATATAAACATAGATACATTTCTAACTCCTAAAGAAATAAGAAAAAAAATATCCGAACGGAAAAATAATTTGTACTATTTATACAATAAAAAAAAATCAGAAGATAAAAAATCAGAATTTTTTACTAAAATTTATGAAATTTATACAAAACGTTGTTTTAAAGCAAATGCGTTAGATTTCGATGATATATTACTTTATACTAACCATTTATTTTTTTATTTTTCAAATATACTTAAAAAGTATCAAAAAAAATTTAAATATATATTAATTGACGAATATCAAGATACCAATTTTTCTCAATACATTCTTATAAAGAAATTGGTTTCTCAACATAAAAATCTTTTTGTAGTAGGAGATGATGCTCAAAGTATTTATGCTTTTCGTGGAGCTGATATTTCAAATATTTTAAATTTTCATCTTGATTATAATAATGCTAAAATTTTTCGTCTTGAACAAAATTATCGTTCTACCAACCATATTGTGCAAGCCTCTAACAATATTATTTCTTTTAATAAGAATCAAATTTCAAAAAAAATATGGACAAATAATGAAAAAGGAGAAAAAATAAAGATATATTGTGCTTCTTCTGAAATAGAAGAAGCACAATATATTGCTTCTTCTATTCTTTCAATAAAAAAGGAAACCAATTTAAAATATAAAAGTTTTGCTATTCTTTACAGAGCGAATATCCAATCGCATATTATAGAATATTCACTAAAGAAAAAAAATATACCATATCATATATATGGATCCATATCGTTCGAAAAACGGAAAGAAATTCGAGATTTTTTAGCTTTTCTTAGAATCATTGTAAATCCAAATGATGAAGAATCTTTATTGCGTATTATAAAAATAGTAAACAAAAAAGTAGTAAAAAACATTTTAAGTTTATCTATAAAAAAAGAAACTATAATTTATAACATAATAAAAAATATTAAAAATTATCAATGCATACTAAAAATAAATAATAAAACAAAAGATAGATTTATATATCTAATTCTTATAATAGAAAAGTTACGTATTAACGCAAAACAAGATAACGCATATATAACAGCAAAAAATGTAGTCAATTTTTTATTGAAAGAAAACTCTAAAAATTATAATCATGAAGATTTTAAATATATGCTTGATAATATATTTCAATACGTTAAAGAACAAAAAAAATTAAAAAAAGGTGGAAATACAAGTTTATTTGGTTTTCTACAATTTTTTTATTTGGAAAAAAATGAAAATACAAGTAATGAAGAAAATGAAAATAACAAAGTTTCATTAATGACAGTTCATTTATCTAAAGGATTAGAATTTTCTATTGTTTTTATAGTGGGATTAGAAGAGAATTTATTTCCATCAAAATCTAGTTTTGAAAACCAGATAAAAATAGAGGAAGAACGTCGTTTATTTTATGTTGCTTTAACTAGAGCTCAAAAAAAAGCTGTACTGACTTATGCAAAATATAGATTTATATGGGGTGAAAAAAAAGAAAATAGACCTAGTCGTTTCATTAATGAACTTAATAATAATTTTATTGATATAGAAAATTATAAATATGTATCAGAAAAAAATGAGATTCATAATTATTTTAATCAAAAATATGAATGTTCTAAATATATTAAAAAAGGAGTAAAAGTTTTTCACAAAAATTTTGGGTTAGGAACTGTTATAGAATTGCAAAATAAAAATCAAATAGCTTTGATAAAATTTAAACAATCGGGAGAAAAAAGAATTTTACTCAAATTTGATAAACTTGTTATTTATTCATAA
- a CDS encoding cation diffusion facilitator family transporter, with amino-acid sequence MDDSKKIKLNFYLQKIICFVAVILFFIKLITWHITSSLSIFSDAMESLINIISGFIGLCSLYISSLPKDQNHPYGHGKIEFISTAIEGVLISIVGITIFINTFIRIKYNMHRILLSRLDYGVILMSFTGIINYFLGFLACKIGHKNGALTLVASGKHLQIDTYSTFGIVSGLILLNITKCIWIDPIISIIFSSVILYTGFKLLRNAAAGIMDESDKKLLKKLSFYLNKKRDIHWIDLHHLKIIKYGSALHIDCHLTVPWYFNIKEANQEVKKLTQLTKNEFGSKVELSVHVEACSNNHCPFCFNHSCKERKNLFQKKILLTLDKTSYYNKNNTKF; translated from the coding sequence ATGGATGATTCAAAAAAAATTAAATTAAATTTTTATTTGCAAAAAATAATTTGTTTTGTAGCAGTTATTTTATTTTTCATAAAATTAATTACTTGGCATATTACTTCTTCACTTTCTATATTCAGTGATGCTATGGAAAGTTTAATAAATATTATTAGTGGTTTTATTGGATTATGTAGCCTTTATATTTCATCTTTACCTAAAGATCAAAATCATCCATATGGACATGGTAAAATAGAATTTATATCAACTGCCATTGAAGGTGTTTTAATTTCTATAGTAGGAATTACTATTTTTATAAATACTTTTATACGTATTAAATATAATATGCATAGAATTCTTTTATCCAGATTAGATTATGGTGTTATTTTGATGTCCTTTACTGGAATTATTAATTATTTTTTAGGATTTTTAGCCTGTAAAATAGGACACAAAAATGGAGCTTTAACATTAGTAGCAAGTGGAAAACATCTTCAAATAGATACCTATTCTACTTTTGGCATAGTTTCAGGATTAATTTTGTTGAATATCACTAAATGTATATGGATAGATCCTATTATTTCTATTATTTTTTCATCTGTAATTTTGTATACAGGATTCAAATTGTTGAGGAATGCTGCAGCTGGAATTATGGATGAATCGGATAAAAAACTTTTGAAAAAACTATCTTTTTATCTCAACAAAAAAAGAGATATTCACTGGATAGATCTTCATCATTTAAAAATTATTAAATATGGGAGTGCATTGCATATAGATTGTCATCTAACTGTTCCATGGTACTTTAATATAAAAGAAGCTAATCAAGAAGTAAAAAAACTAACTCAATTAACTAAAAATGAATTTGGATCTAAAGTAGAACTTTCTGTGCACGTTGAGGCTTGCTCTAATAATCATTGTCCATTTTGTTTTAACCATTCTTGTAAAGAAAGAAAAAATCTCTTTCAAAAAAAAATTCTTTTGACTTTAGATAAAACATCTTATTATAACAAAAATAATACTAAATTTTAA
- a CDS encoding DUF4290 domain-containing protein, which yields MEYNTNRFKLVIPEYGRNIHKMIDYAIQIKNRKKRNRCAWGIIKLMTYSIHPKFQKFQKSIPYFQHKLWNQLFIMSKYQLDIDTPFPKPNPKETQKINFYNKKVVYPEYLTNFRYYGKIIRNMIHAAIRCKDTQKKEGLFYAIANTMKKNYLRWNKNMVEDDVIFKDLKELSKGKICLMKNTDSLLQCSYILRFKKKEKYS from the coding sequence ATGGAATACAACACTAATCGTTTCAAATTGGTGATCCCAGAATATGGGAGAAATATTCATAAAATGATAGATTATGCTATTCAAATAAAAAATAGAAAAAAAAGAAATCGTTGTGCATGGGGAATTATCAAATTAATGACGTATTCTATTCATCCTAAATTTCAAAAATTTCAAAAGTCAATTCCTTATTTTCAACATAAATTATGGAATCAACTATTTATTATGTCTAAATATCAATTAGATATTGATACTCCTTTTCCTAAACCAAATCCCAAAGAAACCCAAAAAATAAACTTTTATAATAAGAAAGTAGTGTATCCTGAATATTTAACTAATTTTAGATATTATGGGAAAATAATAAGAAATATGATTCATGCAGCAATACGTTGCAAAGATACGCAAAAAAAAGAAGGATTATTTTATGCTATTGCTAATACAATGAAAAAAAACTATTTAAGATGGAATAAAAATATGGTGGAAGATGACGTTATATTTAAAGATTTAAAAGAACTTTCAAAAGGAAAAATATGTCTAATGAAAAATACAGATTCATTATTACAATGCTCTTATATATTAAGATTTAAAAAAAAAGAAAAATATTCCTAA
- the murA gene encoding UDP-N-acetylglucosamine 1-carboxyvinyltransferase has translation MGVFKIKGGFPLKGKVKPQGAKNESLQVLCAVLLTSEQLRIKNVPEIGDVKCLMQILKDLGVSVKKNGIGDYTFQAKNINIEYLNTKKFREDGKSIRGSIMIAGPLLSRFGKVCIPIPGGDRIGRRRLDAHLTGLKLLGSNIYYHNEFKYFDLRTKKECLIGEYILMEEASITGTANVIMAATLAKGKTTIYNAACEPYIQQLCKLLNKMGAKIKGIGSNLIHIIGVKELGGCIHTILPDMIEIGSWIGLAAMTCSEITIKNVNWENLGIIPSTFHKMGIQLEKNKDNIYIPSQKSYKIKKLLNNAILTISDAPWPGLTPDLLSILTVVATQAKGSVLIHQKMFESRLFFVDKLIEMGAQIILCDPHRATVIGLNHQSYLRGAILNSPDIRAGISLLIAALSAKGTSIIKNIEQIDRGYENIDKRLRILGADILRIK, from the coding sequence ATGGGTGTTTTCAAAATAAAAGGAGGATTCCCTTTAAAAGGTAAAGTTAAACCACAAGGGGCTAAAAATGAGTCTTTGCAGGTGTTATGTGCCGTGTTATTAACTTCAGAACAATTGAGGATTAAAAATGTTCCAGAAATAGGAGATGTTAAATGTTTAATGCAAATTCTTAAAGATTTAGGAGTTTCAGTAAAAAAAAATGGAATTGGAGATTATACTTTTCAAGCAAAAAATATAAATATTGAATACTTAAATACGAAAAAATTTCGTGAAGATGGAAAATCTATTAGAGGATCAATTATGATTGCAGGTCCTTTACTTTCCAGATTTGGAAAAGTTTGTATTCCAATTCCTGGAGGAGATAGGATAGGTAGAAGACGTTTAGATGCTCATCTAACAGGATTAAAACTATTGGGAAGCAATATATATTATCATAATGAATTTAAATATTTTGATTTACGAACAAAAAAAGAGTGTTTAATTGGTGAATATATTTTAATGGAAGAAGCTTCTATTACAGGAACAGCTAATGTAATTATGGCTGCAACTTTAGCTAAAGGGAAAACTACTATCTACAATGCCGCTTGTGAACCCTATATACAACAATTATGCAAGTTATTAAATAAAATGGGAGCAAAAATTAAAGGAATAGGATCTAATTTAATTCATATAATTGGAGTCAAAGAATTAGGAGGATGTATCCATACCATATTACCTGATATGATAGAGATAGGTAGTTGGATAGGACTAGCTGCTATGACTTGTTCTGAAATTACAATTAAAAATGTTAATTGGGAAAACTTGGGAATTATTCCTAGTACATTTCATAAAATGGGAATTCAATTAGAAAAGAATAAAGATAACATTTATATTCCATCTCAAAAATCTTATAAAATTAAAAAATTATTAAATAATGCAATATTGACAATATCGGATGCTCCATGGCCTGGATTAACTCCAGATTTATTGAGCATTTTAACTGTAGTAGCTACTCAAGCTAAAGGAAGTGTTTTAATTCATCAAAAAATGTTTGAAAGTAGATTATTTTTCGTAGATAAACTTATTGAAATGGGGGCACAAATTATATTATGTGATCCTCATAGAGCTACTGTTATAGGACTTAATCATCAATCTTATTTAAGAGGAGCTATATTAAATTCTCCAGATATAAGAGCAGGAATATCTCTTCTTATAGCAGCTCTTTCTGCTAAAGGAACGAGTATTATTAAAAATATAGAGCAAATAGATAGAGGATACGAAAATATAGATAAAAGATTACGTATTTTAGGAGCAGATATTTTAAGAATAAAATGA
- the greA gene encoding transcription elongation factor GreA, with translation MAKFEYITKEGLEKLQKEIERLENIERPKISMQIAEARDKGDLSENAEYDAIKEAQGFLEMNIAKLKKKLSNARIIDGSQINRTRVSILSTVKVRNLTYGGEQIYTLVPEGEADLKSGKISINTPISAGLLGKQVGQIAHIKLPNKMILDYEILEIAFSE, from the coding sequence ATGGCAAAATTTGAATATATAACTAAAGAAGGATTAGAAAAATTACAAAAAGAAATAGAAAGACTAGAAAATATAGAACGTCCGAAAATATCCATGCAAATAGCGGAAGCTAGAGATAAAGGGGATTTATCAGAAAATGCAGAATATGACGCAATAAAAGAGGCTCAAGGTTTTTTAGAAATGAATATAGCTAAATTAAAAAAAAAACTATCCAATGCACGTATTATAGATGGATCACAAATTAATAGGACTAGAGTTTCCATTCTTTCCACAGTAAAAGTAAGAAATTTAACCTATGGAGGAGAACAAATATATACTTTAGTACCAGAGGGAGAAGCAGACTTAAAATCAGGTAAAATATCCATTAATACTCCCATATCAGCAGGATTACTTGGAAAACAAGTGGGACAAATAGCACATATTAAGTTACCTAATAAAATGATACTTGATTATGAAATTTTAGAAATAGCGTTTAGTGAATAA
- a CDS encoding HIT family protein, translated as MNKNNIFHKIINDEILAYKVAENSDHLAFLDIYPIKIGHTLVIPKKSNRDKIFSLSEKEFISIMSFTRKVAIGIEKIIPCNRVGIFVMGFEIPHVHIHLIPMDQENDGNFSKKRMVLSTKNFQILSKKIKKSIKI; from the coding sequence GTGAATAAAAATAATATATTTCATAAAATAATTAATGATGAAATTTTAGCTTATAAAGTAGCAGAAAATTCTGATCATTTAGCTTTTTTGGACATTTATCCTATTAAAATAGGACATACTTTGGTAATCCCGAAAAAAAGTAATAGAGATAAAATATTTTCTCTATCGGAAAAAGAATTTATCTCTATTATGTCTTTTACTAGAAAAGTAGCTATAGGTATAGAAAAAATCATTCCTTGCAATCGTGTAGGTATATTTGTTATGGGATTCGAAATTCCTCATGTTCATATTCATTTAATTCCTATGGATCAAGAAAATGACGGAAATTTTTCCAAAAAAAGAATGGTTTTATCTACAAAAAATTTTCAAATTTTGTCAAAAAAAATAAAGAAATCTATAAAGATATAG
- a CDS encoding type III pantothenate kinase has protein sequence MLLTINIGNSSLRFGLFDNNSNLECNCSWIINTNPHRSLDEYVLLFKNIYQQYGILHKFIQNIVIGSVVPSLTNIVEQSLYEIHKIKPIIVDRNSASPIKHYSHQLGTDLYANAIAAYTLYNNRNTTLVVDFGTALSLTCIDKHGNLQGIIIAPGVNSSLSALIGNTAQLYQIELKKPTSILGLYTETCIQSGIIYGYLSMVEGLINRVNQELKTNCFVIATGGLSHIYTPLTKKIHIKDKLHTIKGLKILFHWNH, from the coding sequence ATGTTGTTAACAATAAACATCGGAAATTCTAGTCTTCGTTTTGGACTATTTGATAATAATTCTAATTTAGAATGTAATTGTTCGTGGATCATTAATACTAACCCACACAGATCGCTAGATGAATATGTTTTATTGTTTAAAAATATATACCAACAATATGGCATTCTTCATAAATTTATACAAAATATTGTTATTGGATCAGTCGTGCCTTCTCTTACAAATATTGTGGAACAATCATTATACGAAATACATAAAATAAAACCTATTATAGTTGATAGAAATTCGGCTTCTCCTATCAAGCATTATTCTCATCAATTAGGTACAGATTTGTATGCTAACGCTATAGCTGCGTATACATTATACAACAATAGAAATACAACTTTAGTCGTAGATTTTGGAACTGCATTAAGTTTAACTTGTATAGATAAACATGGCAATCTTCAAGGTATTATTATTGCTCCTGGAGTTAATAGTTCTTTATCTGCATTGATTGGAAACACAGCTCAATTATATCAAATTGAATTAAAAAAGCCTACTAGTATATTAGGGCTGTATACAGAAACATGTATTCAAAGTGGAATTATATATGGATATTTGAGTATGGTTGAAGGGTTGATAAATAGAGTCAATCAAGAGTTGAAAACAAATTGTTTTGTTATTGCTACTGGGGGCCTTTCTCATATATATACTCCTTTAACAAAAAAGATTCATATAAAAGATAAATTACATACAATAAAAGGATTAAAAATTTTATTTCATTGGAATCATTAA
- a CDS encoding alpha/beta fold hydrolase encodes MNVYHMNNICKINFKIKGKGIPIVLLHGFMESLEIWNYIYHSISSKYRVLSIDFPGHGKSPFISGYDTIFTMEEAAEIVKKIVEKKNIQKAIFIGHSMGGYVALAMAEKYPEMFLGICLLHSTTESDTLEKKKNRIQSISLVINNYPLFISTSINKLFHHEKLSSLQKEIFFMKKIALSTSINSIIAFLKGMSIRKNRKFLLQTTKFPKLYISGLYDSILDVQKIYEETKNGNQTYFVAIPTGHMGHIEKPKKIIKILENFIDFSVEIENINE; translated from the coding sequence ATGAATGTATATCATATGAATAATATTTGTAAAATAAATTTTAAAATAAAAGGAAAAGGAATTCCTATAGTTCTGTTGCATGGATTCATGGAAAGTTTAGAAATATGGAATTATATATATCATAGTATTTCTAGTAAATATAGAGTTCTTTCAATTGATTTTCCTGGTCATGGAAAAAGTCCTTTCATATCAGGATATGATACAATTTTTACAATGGAAGAAGCTGCAGAAATTGTAAAAAAAATTGTAGAAAAAAAAAATATCCAAAAAGCTATTTTTATAGGCCATTCTATGGGGGGATATGTTGCCTTAGCAATGGCAGAAAAATATCCAGAAATGTTTTTAGGGATCTGTTTACTTCATTCAACAACAGAATCAGACACACTTGAAAAAAAGAAAAATCGGATTCAATCAATTTCATTGGTAATAAATAATTATCCATTATTTATATCCACAAGTATAAATAAATTATTTCATCATGAAAAATTGTCTTCTTTACAAAAAGAAATATTTTTCATGAAAAAAATAGCCTTATCTACTTCTATTAATAGTATTATTGCTTTTTTAAAAGGAATGTCAATTCGAAAAAATAGAAAATTTTTGTTACAGACAACTAAATTTCCAAAATTATATATATCTGGTTTATATGACTCAATTCTTGATGTACAAAAAATTTATGAAGAAACTAAAAATGGAAATCAAACTTATTTTGTAGCAATCCCCACAGGTCATATGGGTCATATAGAAAAACCTAAAAAAATAATAAAAATATTAGAAAATTTTATAGATTTTTCTGTTGAAATAGAAAATATTAATGAATAA
- a CDS encoding 5-formyltetrahydrofolate cyclo-ligase — protein MNKKKLRKKYFSMRKSISQNEIIKMSYEIFFQLKKILFIWNKTYYHIFLPIRKYKEVNTFIIINFLLKIEKCVTVPCTNFYKLSIDNCLFHENTILIKKKYGILEPMHKHRISISLIEVIFIPLLAFDLKGYRIGYGKGFYDRFIPLCKENTIKIGLSFFYPIKRIENIHKKDLLIDIGITPNHIFFFKKFS, from the coding sequence ATGAATAAAAAAAAATTGCGGAAAAAATATTTCTCTATGAGAAAGTCGATTTCTCAAAATGAGATTATAAAAATGAGTTATGAAATTTTTTTTCAATTAAAAAAAATATTATTTATATGGAATAAAACATATTATCACATATTTTTACCTATACGTAAATATAAAGAAGTAAACACATTTATCATTATCAATTTTTTACTAAAAATAGAAAAATGTGTTACAGTACCCTGTACTAACTTTTATAAGTTATCCATAGACAATTGTTTATTTCATGAGAATACTATATTAATAAAAAAGAAATATGGAATTTTAGAACCTATGCATAAACATAGGATTTCAATCTCTCTTATTGAAGTAATATTTATTCCGCTATTAGCATTTGATTTAAAAGGTTATAGGATCGGTTACGGAAAAGGTTTTTATGATAGATTCATTCCTTTATGTAAAGAAAATACTATTAAAATAGGTTTAAGTTTTTTTTATCCTATAAAAAGAATTGAAAATATACATAAAAAAGACTTATTAATAGATATAGGTATTACTCCTAATCATATTTTTTTCTTTAAAAAATTCAGTTAA
- the rseP gene encoding RIP metalloprotease RseP codes for MSSILIKSIQLLLSISILVIVHELGHFILAQIFKVRVERFFLFFDPWFSILKKKIGHTIYGIGWLPLGGYVKISGMIIDDKNVVSENKNWEFCSKSAWKRLLIISGGIIFNILLSISIFSLLLFKYGETYLPTKNVKYGIEVDSLGEKIGLKNGDKILFVNGKYIPYFNDIPKEIIFGHSMTVDRMGNIIKLSLNDDKKKFLFDRKEFNFFIKPRVPPIINYVVKNSEAEKYGLRNNDEILAINSEFVLFSDQLKDLLLKYKNRNILISINRNGKLIQKEIFLDSKGILGIFLKNFMDLDQIFLFEKKNYSIFHSILHGTKKAWDVLKNQIFFFKNVFHIETKAYKQIGSFFSIAKEFPSKWNWDIFWTLTATLSIWLAFLNLFPIPSLDGGYILFIMIEMITRKKVNENIIERCTIYGFVIISLIMMLIIIWDIFKVFIN; via the coding sequence ATGTCATCGATTTTAATTAAATCTATACAATTGCTACTTAGCATTTCTATATTAGTTATTGTTCATGAATTAGGTCATTTTATTCTAGCTCAAATATTTAAAGTAAGAGTTGAGAGATTTTTTTTATTTTTTGATCCTTGGTTCTCTATTTTAAAAAAAAAGATAGGACATACTATTTATGGAATAGGTTGGTTACCTTTAGGAGGATATGTTAAAATATCTGGAATGATAATCGATGATAAAAATGTAGTGTCAGAAAATAAAAATTGGGAATTTTGTTCTAAATCAGCATGGAAAAGACTATTGATAATCTCTGGAGGAATTATTTTCAATATATTGTTATCTATTTCAATTTTTTCTCTTTTATTATTTAAATATGGAGAAACTTATCTTCCTACAAAAAATGTTAAATACGGAATAGAAGTTGATTCTTTAGGAGAAAAAATAGGATTAAAAAATGGAGATAAAATCTTATTCGTTAACGGGAAGTATATCCCTTATTTTAATGATATTCCTAAAGAAATTATTTTTGGACATTCTATGACAGTGGATCGTATGGGAAATATTATAAAATTATCATTGAATGATGATAAGAAAAAATTTCTTTTTGATAGGAAAGAATTTAATTTTTTTATTAAACCTCGTGTCCCTCCTATAATCAATTATGTGGTCAAAAATTCTGAAGCAGAAAAGTATGGATTAAGAAATAATGATGAAATATTAGCTATTAATTCTGAATTTGTTCTTTTTTCTGATCAATTAAAAGATTTATTATTAAAATATAAAAATAGAAATATATTAATATCTATTAACAGAAATGGAAAACTTATTCAAAAAGAAATTTTTTTAGATTCAAAAGGAATTTTAGGGATTTTTTTAAAAAATTTTATGGATTTAGATCAAATTTTTTTATTTGAAAAAAAGAATTATTCTATTTTTCATAGCATTTTGCATGGTACAAAAAAAGCTTGGGATGTTTTAAAAAATCAAATATTTTTTTTTAAAAATGTTTTTCATATAGAAACTAAAGCTTATAAACAAATAGGAAGCTTTTTTTCCATAGCTAAAGAATTTCCGTCTAAATGGAATTGGGATATTTTTTGGACTTTGACAGCTACTTTATCTATTTGGTTGGCTTTTTTAAATTTATTTCCTATTCCATCATTAGATGGTGGTTATATATTATTTATCATGATAGAAATGATAACAAGAAAAAAAGTCAATGAAAATATTATTGAACGTTGTACTATTTACGGATTTGTAATAATTAGTTTAATTATGATGTTGATTATTATTTGGGATATTTTCAAAGTTTTTATTAACTGA
- a CDS encoding FeoA family protein translates to MNLSNLKKGEKGIIKGYKNDNFSIKLLELGVLPGVKFEILFVSVFYDPLCISYDQSCLALRKEEAENIIIEPIISDNVKN, encoded by the coding sequence TTGAATTTATCTAATCTTAAAAAAGGAGAAAAAGGAATAATTAAAGGATATAAAAATGATAATTTTTCTATAAAATTATTAGAATTAGGTGTTTTGCCTGGTGTAAAATTTGAGATACTTTTTGTTTCTGTTTTTTACGATCCATTATGTATAAGTTATGATCAATCTTGTTTAGCTTTACGAAAAGAAGAAGCTGAAAATATCATAATAGAACCTATTATTTCAGATAATGTCAAGAATTAA